One genomic region from Vanacampus margaritifer isolate UIUO_Vmar chromosome 2, RoL_Vmar_1.0, whole genome shotgun sequence encodes:
- the ifi30a gene encoding gamma-interferon-inducible lysosomal thiol reductase isoform X2 encodes MKVLKQCLHANLTKPRQTAEPVKLNVYYESLCPDCILYLTEVLYPTWVLLQDILSVHLVPFGNAQEAPSGSKYVFKCQHGEQECLGNMIQACLLNMSDDAFLIIFCMESSADVVAAAKNCVHLYSPQLSWGRITSCVNGDVGNQLMHQNALRTNALNPPHQFVPWVTINGEHTDDLQKKATTALLPLICNMYQGVKPAVCGNGG; translated from the exons ATGAAG GTGTTGAAACAATGTCTCCACGCCAACTTGACCAAGCCGCGTCAAACAGCGGAACCTGTCAAGTTGAATGTCTACTACGAGAGTCTATGTCCGGACTGCATACTGTATCTCACGGAGGTTCTGTACCCCACATGGGTGCTGCTGCAGGACATCCTATCCGTCCACTTGGTTCCCTTTGGCAATGCACAG gaggcgcCCAGTGGGAGCAAGTATGTATTTAAGTGCCAACATGGAGAACAGGAGTGCCTTGGCAATATGATTCAG gcgTGTTTATTGAACATGAGCGACGACGCCTTCCTCATCATCTTCTGCATGGAGTCCTCCGCTGATGTCGTAGCAGCTGCCAAGAAT tgtgtCCATCTGTACAGTCCCCAACTGAGCTGGGGGCGCATCACGAGCTGCGTGAATGGAGATGTTGGAAACCAGCTGATGCATCAGAACGCCTTGAGGACCAACGCTCTGAATCCTCCGCATCAGTTTGTACCCTGGGTGACCATTAATGGG GAGCACACCGATGACCTCCAGAAGAAAGCCACAACTGCTCTCTTGCCGCTTATCTGCAACATGTACCAG GGCGTCAAGCCTGCGGTCTGTGGAAATGGCGGCTAG
- the ifi30a gene encoding gamma-interferon-inducible lysosomal thiol reductase isoform X1 yields MKVDLLLLLTFLIHFKSGCSSLSSSCPYTPSRWCSSPDSAVKCGVLKQCLHANLTKPRQTAEPVKLNVYYESLCPDCILYLTEVLYPTWVLLQDILSVHLVPFGNAQEAPSGSKYVFKCQHGEQECLGNMIQACLLNMSDDAFLIIFCMESSADVVAAAKNCVHLYSPQLSWGRITSCVNGDVGNQLMHQNALRTNALNPPHQFVPWVTINGEHTDDLQKKATTALLPLICNMYQGVKPAVCGNGG; encoded by the exons ATGAAGGTGGATTTGCTGCTTTTGTTGACCTTTCTCATACACTTTAAGTCGGGATGTAGTTCTTTGTCTTCTTCATGTCCTTACACTCCGTCACGGTGGTGTTCGTCTCCAGACTCGGCCGTCAAGTGCGGG GTGTTGAAACAATGTCTCCACGCCAACTTGACCAAGCCGCGTCAAACAGCGGAACCTGTCAAGTTGAATGTCTACTACGAGAGTCTATGTCCGGACTGCATACTGTATCTCACGGAGGTTCTGTACCCCACATGGGTGCTGCTGCAGGACATCCTATCCGTCCACTTGGTTCCCTTTGGCAATGCACAG gaggcgcCCAGTGGGAGCAAGTATGTATTTAAGTGCCAACATGGAGAACAGGAGTGCCTTGGCAATATGATTCAG gcgTGTTTATTGAACATGAGCGACGACGCCTTCCTCATCATCTTCTGCATGGAGTCCTCCGCTGATGTCGTAGCAGCTGCCAAGAAT tgtgtCCATCTGTACAGTCCCCAACTGAGCTGGGGGCGCATCACGAGCTGCGTGAATGGAGATGTTGGAAACCAGCTGATGCATCAGAACGCCTTGAGGACCAACGCTCTGAATCCTCCGCATCAGTTTGTACCCTGGGTGACCATTAATGGG GAGCACACCGATGACCTCCAGAAGAAAGCCACAACTGCTCTCTTGCCGCTTATCTGCAACATGTACCAG GGCGTCAAGCCTGCGGTCTGTGGAAATGGCGGCTAG